In one Chitinispirillales bacterium ANBcel5 genomic region, the following are encoded:
- a CDS encoding lamin tail domain-containing protein: MSCSNVVSEDIEEIKDPEDFIPYHISIDRFMVKQNETKQDPDFGNYSGWIKLYNHEDDAVDIGGWIVSGQPFKSEANGWDTLPKGTLISPKSHLRIWTNGEGVVRNSIHTSFTLSEEGGQIGLYGPRWADTPVMDTISYSSEDVAADIAFGRFIFGDENREPQDFIPHRVTINEFMVKQSQTLKDPDFGDYSGWIELYNHDDGAVDISGWIVSGQPLGSESNQWGVLPRGTVIAPEGYLLIWADGINMVKEGIHTSLTLSEEGGQIGLYGPQWAHTPVMDTISYSSEDVVADISIGRFSFRADHRDFILPMNNPTPGEPNRLRRLELLGSHELAIEDPSGLDVDHTGNYFWTVSDMPGGSIYKIDREGSIVLELQVDGHDMEGISQHPHNRNLYVAEERLRTIVVYDTLGTEIERFKVDVEFQRLNDGLEGITINPFTGNVFVVNKRLPRALIELDLSREEESRERLYAPMNLGAHKDSAGLSLAGLFFDSDKEVLWMISDEARAVFVLDLTGRPLAVFDAFKRDLEAIALLREDEKIYLVSDRLHTLFAFRLPSPLKMLSPRSSVD, encoded by the coding sequence TTGAGCTGTTCCAATGTTGTTTCCGAAGATATAGAGGAGATTAAGGATCCCGAAGACTTTATCCCCTACCATATATCTATAGACAGGTTTATGGTTAAACAGAACGAAACCAAACAAGACCCCGACTTTGGGAACTACAGTGGTTGGATCAAACTTTATAACCACGAAGATGATGCTGTGGATATTGGGGGTTGGATAGTATCGGGCCAACCGTTTAAGAGCGAAGCCAATGGATGGGATACACTTCCCAAAGGCACACTAATCTCGCCAAAGAGTCACCTGCGTATTTGGACTAATGGAGAAGGCGTGGTCAGAAACAGTATTCACACCTCTTTTACCCTAAGTGAAGAGGGTGGGCAAATAGGGCTCTACGGTCCCCGGTGGGCCGATACCCCCGTTATGGATACTATTTCCTATAGCAGTGAAGATGTTGCGGCGGATATTGCCTTTGGAAGATTCATTTTTGGAGATGAGAACAGGGAGCCTCAGGACTTTATCCCTCACCGGGTCACTATCAATGAGTTTATGGTTAAGCAAAGCCAAACGCTCAAAGATCCTGATTTCGGTGACTACAGCGGATGGATTGAGCTTTATAACCATGATGATGGTGCGGTAGATATCAGTGGCTGGATAGTATCGGGGCAACCACTTGGGAGCGAATCCAATCAATGGGGTGTACTTCCCAGAGGAACAGTGATCGCGCCGGAAGGATACCTGCTTATCTGGGCCGATGGAATAAACATGGTCAAAGAAGGCATTCACACTTCCCTTACCCTAAGTGAAGAGGGTGGGCAAATAGGGCTCTATGGTCCCCAGTGGGCACACACTCCTGTTATGGATACGATTTCCTACAGTAGTGAAGATGTTGTGGCTGATATTTCTATTGGAAGATTTAGCTTTAGAGCTGATCATCGGGATTTTATACTTCCCATGAATAACCCCACCCCGGGAGAGCCTAATCGGCTCAGAAGACTGGAACTGCTCGGGTCCCATGAACTCGCTATTGAAGATCCATCGGGGCTGGATGTTGATCACACCGGCAACTATTTCTGGACTGTAAGCGATATGCCGGGGGGCAGTATATACAAAATCGATAGAGAAGGCTCAATTGTCTTAGAGCTTCAGGTTGATGGTCATGATATGGAAGGTATCAGCCAACACCCGCACAACCGTAACCTTTACGTTGCTGAAGAGCGGCTGAGAACGATAGTGGTTTATGATACCCTCGGTACTGAGATAGAACGTTTTAAAGTGGATGTGGAGTTTCAAAGGTTAAATGATGGGTTGGAGGGTATCACCATAAACCCATTCACCGGGAATGTATTTGTGGTGAATAAAAGATTACCAAGGGCACTTATCGAGCTTGATTTATCCAGGGAAGAGGAGTCAAGGGAACGTCTCTATGCTCCCATGAATTTAGGTGCACACAAAGATTCTGCCGGCCTAAGTCTGGCAGGACTTTTCTTTGACAGCGATAAAGAGGTGTTATGGATGATTAGTGATGAAGCACGGGCGGTGTTTGTACTTGATCTCACCGGACGTCCTCTGGCTGTTTTTGATGCTTTCAAGCGAGATTTAGAGGCTATAGCACTACTAAGAGAGGATGAAAAAATCTATTTAGTAAGTGACAGGCTACATACTTTATTTGCCTTTCGTTTGCCCTCCCCGCTCAAAATGCTTTCTCCGCGAAGTAGCGTTGATTGA
- a CDS encoding carbohydrate-binding protein, protein MNVPAALRIMRIYPNASNTTKSPKFCAESEIIIQNMGADKTVSIWGQRHGSVWEDCFGKWAESLPENKEKWITSCDKPFSQFVIKYDVNGMEYWDNNDSNNYMVSQHSEQLNVITGQQFPVVMGEANFKDSKLKIFAAIQNRGKQKSVGLLYTTDQWKHHHTIKGKHSWTMDSGIEVWLFEQELDAPGVEFALFCKVGEEEFWDNNFGRNYTVSHLKTDSSQPKPENSTESLWDKKPTVKTAQKSSPKPTKSKRSRKPKTNELQPAN, encoded by the coding sequence ATGAACGTTCCTGCAGCACTCAGAATCATGCGCATCTATCCCAATGCTTCTAACACTACCAAAAGCCCCAAATTCTGTGCAGAATCGGAAATCATAATACAAAATATGGGAGCAGATAAAACAGTATCCATATGGGGGCAAAGACATGGTTCTGTCTGGGAAGATTGTTTTGGTAAGTGGGCCGAATCATTACCTGAAAACAAAGAAAAATGGATCACTTCATGTGATAAGCCTTTTAGCCAGTTTGTTATAAAGTATGATGTAAATGGAATGGAGTATTGGGATAACAATGACTCCAATAATTATATGGTATCGCAGCATTCAGAGCAGTTAAATGTTATCACCGGGCAGCAGTTTCCAGTTGTGATGGGAGAAGCGAATTTTAAAGACTCAAAGCTAAAAATTTTTGCAGCTATTCAAAATAGAGGCAAACAGAAAAGCGTGGGCCTGCTCTATACCACCGATCAGTGGAAACACCATCATACAATCAAAGGCAAACATAGCTGGACTATGGACAGTGGCATTGAAGTGTGGTTATTTGAGCAAGAGCTGGATGCACCGGGGGTTGAATTTGCCCTTTTTTGCAAAGTAGGAGAAGAGGAGTTTTGGGATAATAACTTTGGGCGCAACTATACTGTTTCACACCTGAAAACAGATTCATCTCAGCCCAAACCGGAAAACAGTACTGAAAGCCTGTGGGACAAAAAACCGACTGTTAAAACAGCGCAGAAAAGTTCTCCTAAGCCAACAAAGAGTAAAAGAAGCAGAAAACCTAAAACAAATGAATTGCAACCAGCAAACTAA
- a CDS encoding response regulator — protein sequence MKTILVVEDNEDMQLLYKRLFRKHQNITVETVDSGESALQLIQKITPDLMIIDISLPGISGLDLTRKVHQHNAAIKIIIVTGHELSRYEQKAKEVGADEVVSKDIGKEIVNKCRTLLGL from the coding sequence ATGAAAACAATTCTTGTGGTAGAAGATAACGAAGATATGCAGCTTCTTTACAAAAGGCTCTTCAGAAAACACCAAAACATAACAGTTGAGACGGTGGATTCAGGAGAGAGTGCGCTGCAACTTATCCAAAAGATTACGCCAGATCTGATGATTATCGATATCTCTCTACCTGGAATAAGTGGGCTTGATCTGACCCGTAAGGTTCATCAACATAATGCTGCTATAAAAATTATTATCGTTACAGGGCATGAACTTTCCAGATATGAACAGAAAGCAAAAGAGGTCGGGGCTGATGAAGTCGTTTCTAAAGATATTGGAAAAGAAATTGTAAATAAATGCAGAACTCTTCTTGGGTTATAA
- a CDS encoding PAS domain S-box protein: MNKRKNENNTEKIRIKDLEEQLALAESNLEAIRSGAADAIVVQTASGISVFTIQGAETAYRTMVEKMNEGAFTIDSQGVILYANTRFCDMLDIPCSALVGKMVQELVPEEQVPTIEQFIRKSIETGDIHRDFDLFRRDNSILPAYLSSAPLHIVDRDDICIIVSDLTERIEAKQKLLELNASLEQKVKLRTGELESQKLELEQSKGKLQNLTDSLEKQVSRRTDQVRDLAKALTLAEQKQRQDLSTILHEDLQQILFSIKARFGLLEDSVSDGTADEIAEDTNELRELISKALEVTKSLAIEFNPPVLASEGLGAALNWLVHHIEKQYKLKVDVNIVEDISNIRLEERVLLVQLVRELLTNIIKHAGTDEAFLEVIRDHNHIIIQVEDKGQGFDIKKQRLVAGEKTHMGLFSIEERLRFFGGNLTIYSTPGEGTKIKMTLPFDPQFQQLSVE; this comes from the coding sequence ATGAATAAACGTAAGAATGAGAACAATACAGAAAAAATACGCATTAAAGATCTTGAAGAACAATTGGCTTTGGCTGAGTCAAATCTTGAGGCTATACGCAGTGGTGCAGCTGATGCTATAGTGGTTCAGACCGCAAGTGGAATTTCAGTGTTTACAATTCAGGGGGCCGAAACCGCTTACAGAACTATGGTTGAAAAAATGAACGAAGGTGCCTTCACCATAGACTCCCAAGGGGTAATTCTCTACGCCAATACCCGGTTCTGTGACATGCTTGATATACCCTGCTCTGCTTTGGTCGGAAAAATGGTTCAGGAGCTGGTGCCTGAAGAACAGGTACCAACTATTGAGCAGTTTATAAGAAAATCTATCGAAACCGGTGACATTCATCGCGATTTTGATTTGTTCAGGCGGGATAATTCCATTCTTCCGGCATATCTTTCAAGTGCACCGCTGCATATTGTCGATAGAGATGATATTTGCATAATTGTAAGTGATCTTACTGAACGTATTGAGGCAAAACAAAAATTATTAGAGCTCAATGCTTCACTTGAGCAGAAGGTAAAACTTCGCACCGGGGAGCTGGAAAGCCAGAAGCTTGAACTTGAACAAAGTAAAGGGAAACTTCAAAATTTAACTGATTCACTGGAAAAACAGGTCTCCCGACGAACTGATCAGGTTCGTGATTTGGCAAAGGCACTCACTCTTGCAGAGCAGAAACAACGCCAGGATCTTTCTACCATACTGCATGAGGATCTTCAGCAGATACTTTTTTCAATAAAGGCCCGATTTGGGTTGCTGGAAGATTCTGTTTCAGATGGTACTGCTGATGAGATAGCAGAAGATACTAATGAGCTTAGAGAACTAATTTCCAAGGCTTTAGAAGTCACTAAAAGCCTTGCAATAGAATTTAATCCACCGGTTTTAGCAAGTGAGGGGCTTGGTGCTGCACTGAACTGGCTGGTGCATCACATTGAAAAGCAGTATAAGTTAAAGGTGGATGTAAATATAGTTGAGGATATTAGTAATATTAGACTGGAGGAGCGTGTATTGCTGGTTCAGCTTGTGCGAGAACTGTTAACCAATATTATCAAACATGCTGGTACCGATGAGGCATTCCTGGAGGTTATACGTGATCACAACCATATCATTATACAGGTAGAAGACAAGGGACAGGGGTTCGATATAAAAAAGCAGAGACTGGTTGCCGGTGAAAAAACCCATATGGGACTTTTCAGTATTGAAGAGCGGCTGAGATTTTTTGGTGGAAATCTTACCATCTACTCAACTCCCGGTGAAGGAACCAAAATAAAAATGACATTGCCGTTTGACCCTCAGTTTCAACAACTAAGTGTGGAGTAA
- a CDS encoding circadian clock KaiB family protein: MAKKKKSTTEEFEEAIKKGDHHSKFVLRLFVTGITPRSLEAIDQVRKLCEEHLHGRYELEIIDLYKQPNAARSDQVFAAPMLIKKLPLPVRKIVGDMTKEEKLLAGLDIEIVE, encoded by the coding sequence ATGGCAAAAAAGAAAAAAAGTACAACAGAGGAATTTGAGGAGGCCATAAAAAAGGGGGACCATCATTCTAAATTTGTACTGCGATTGTTTGTAACAGGCATTACCCCCCGCTCTCTTGAAGCAATTGATCAGGTTAGAAAACTCTGTGAAGAACATCTTCATGGACGTTATGAGCTTGAAATTATTGATCTGTATAAACAACCTAACGCAGCACGTAGTGATCAGGTATTTGCTGCACCTATGCTTATAAAAAAGTTGCCGCTTCCGGTAAGAAAGATTGTTGGGGATATGACCAAAGAAGAAAAGCTACTGGCCGGTCTGGATATAGAGATTGTTGAGTAA
- a CDS encoding circadian clock KaiB family protein, whose protein sequence is MTDNLEDRELDSSNAENENTGEKKQWWLRLYVAGQTTKSLAAFQNLKKICDEHLKGEYDIEVIDLLKNPQLAKGDQIVAIPTLVRNLPAPVKKIIGDLSNFDRVLVGLDIKEK, encoded by the coding sequence ATGACAGATAACCTTGAAGATAGAGAGTTAGATAGCAGCAACGCTGAAAACGAAAATACTGGAGAAAAAAAACAGTGGTGGCTAAGACTCTATGTTGCTGGTCAGACGACAAAATCTTTGGCTGCCTTTCAAAATTTAAAAAAAATATGTGATGAGCATTTAAAGGGAGAGTACGATATTGAAGTTATAGATTTGCTTAAAAACCCACAGCTTGCAAAGGGGGATCAAATCGTGGCAATTCCTACTCTTGTTCGCAATCTACCCGCACCGGTAAAAAAAATTATAGGCGATCTTTCAAATTTCGATCGTGTTTTAGTGGGACTTGATATAAAGGAAAAGTAA
- the kaiC gene encoding circadian clock protein KaiC, translating into MSKGKTDRKTPPKREPKKLQKTPTGITGFDEITRGGLPQGRPCLVAGKAGSGKTLFGMEFLARGAMEFNEPGMLMSFEERTEDLVRNFASLGFDLQDLMDKDKLSIDYVFVERSEIEETGEYSLDGLFVRLAYGIEQVKAKRVVLDTIEALFSGLTNEAVLRAELRRLFYWLKEKGVTAVITGERGTDTITRHGLEEYVADCVILLDHTVDERIATRRMRVVKYRGSAHGTDEYPFLIDEEGISVLPVTSLQLEHQVSTQKISSGVQRLDTMLGGQGFFYGSSILVSGTSGTGKSTLAASFAESGCESGKNVLYFAFEESPSQIIRNMKLLDIDLQKYIKKGNLKIESARPTVWGLELHLASMHKAINEHKPDMVIVDPISNLISVGSLNEVKSMLVRLIDYIKGLNITAMFTDLIHGGKQHEATEAGVSSLMDTWILLKTIELNGERNRGIYVLKARGINHSNQIREFLITPKGIDIIDVYTGRDGVLTGSARVSQEAKENAENLKRKQKIESLQKKIERKDQMLQNQIKLLKAEAETEKELLIKEIEEMKQREKILSMERKNIASKRRADI; encoded by the coding sequence ATGAGCAAAGGAAAAACCGACAGAAAAACTCCCCCTAAAAGAGAGCCTAAGAAACTCCAAAAAACCCCTACTGGTATAACTGGTTTTGATGAGATTACCAGAGGCGGATTACCCCAGGGAAGACCATGCCTTGTAGCAGGGAAAGCGGGGAGCGGGAAAACGCTCTTTGGAATGGAATTTCTGGCAAGGGGGGCAATGGAATTTAATGAACCAGGTATGTTAATGAGCTTTGAGGAGAGAACAGAAGATCTCGTTAGAAATTTTGCTTCCCTGGGGTTCGATCTTCAGGACCTGATGGATAAAGATAAGTTATCTATAGATTACGTCTTTGTGGAGCGAAGTGAAATTGAGGAGACCGGAGAGTATAGTCTCGATGGCTTGTTTGTGCGTTTAGCCTATGGAATCGAACAGGTGAAAGCAAAGCGGGTGGTACTCGATACCATCGAAGCCCTCTTTTCCGGTTTGACCAATGAAGCTGTCTTACGGGCTGAGCTGCGTCGTCTTTTTTACTGGCTAAAGGAAAAAGGCGTTACTGCTGTTATTACCGGTGAGCGGGGAACCGACACTATTACCCGTCACGGGCTGGAGGAGTATGTCGCAGATTGTGTCATATTGCTTGATCATACGGTAGATGAACGCATTGCTACACGACGTATGAGGGTGGTAAAATATCGCGGATCTGCTCACGGTACCGATGAATACCCATTTTTAATTGATGAGGAGGGGATCTCTGTTTTACCCGTGACCTCACTGCAGTTGGAGCATCAGGTCTCCACTCAAAAAATCTCTTCGGGAGTACAGCGGCTTGATACTATGCTTGGGGGGCAGGGCTTCTTTTATGGTTCCAGTATTTTGGTATCAGGAACATCGGGTACAGGAAAGTCAACGCTTGCTGCTTCTTTTGCCGAATCTGGGTGTGAAAGTGGGAAAAATGTTTTGTATTTTGCCTTTGAGGAATCGCCATCTCAAATAATACGAAATATGAAACTCTTGGATATCGATTTGCAAAAATATATAAAAAAGGGCAATCTTAAAATAGAATCAGCGAGACCTACAGTGTGGGGACTCGAGCTCCATTTGGCTTCTATGCATAAGGCGATCAATGAGCATAAACCAGATATGGTAATCGTGGATCCCATATCAAACCTCATTTCTGTTGGTTCCTTAAATGAAGTAAAATCTATGCTGGTTCGGCTGATCGATTACATAAAAGGACTCAATATTACCGCTATGTTCACAGATCTTATACATGGAGGTAAACAACACGAAGCAACGGAAGCTGGTGTTTCATCACTTATGGATACCTGGATACTCCTTAAAACCATTGAATTAAACGGAGAAAGAAACAGAGGGATTTATGTCCTTAAAGCAAGAGGTATAAACCATTCAAATCAAATCAGGGAATTTTTAATAACCCCAAAGGGGATAGATATTATCGATGTATATACAGGTCGTGATGGTGTTCTTACCGGTTCCGCAAGAGTAAGCCAGGAAGCAAAAGAAAATGCGGAAAATCTTAAGAGAAAACAAAAGATAGAGAGTTTGCAAAAGAAAATAGAGAGAAAAGACCAGATGCTGCAAAATCAGATCAAGCTGTTAAAAGCTGAAGCAGAAACAGAAAAAGAGCTGCTCATTAAGGAAATCGAAGAAATGAAACAAAGGGAAAAGATACTTTCAATGGAGAGAAAGAATATCGCCTCCAAAAGACGGGCTGATATATAA
- a CDS encoding response regulator translates to MNTTTGKTILIVEDSATQRERLRHVLKKRGHEVLAAKNGKDALLKLQSEPIDLIVSDIMMPDMNGYELTQKIKASTSYSKVPVILVTALTDPQDVINGLKSGADNFITKPYSDAYLVSRIESIFDYKGTMEEPEEIEINYAGQKYTVSAGRMQTINLLLSTYENAIQKNQELDRANQDLIKAKRDLQHLNTKLENQSSLLQTIFDSIPVMLSIYDPDTGTYIINKFIIKVTGWTDQDSQSQDFLEKLFPDPHYREKMLESMDSSEPNFTDLKLCTKSGDLIQTSWATVTIEDGRRIGIGLDIRERKKMELKLKKHAKDLAYANEELKSFSYSVSHDLRSPLRAVSGFSELLLEDYADKLDKTAKEYLDHIINGTKKMNSLIDDMLSLSRVSNQEMDSIPLNLSELARSVIEDLKRMEPNRDVSVNIEENLQTTGDPNLIRLALSNLLRNAWKYTAKVEQPLIEFGCICKDRQHIYFVRDNGAGFDMNYAEKLFAPFGRLHSGSEFPGTGIGLAIVKRVINRHNGDVWAQSEENRGATFYFTIRL, encoded by the coding sequence ATGAATACTACTACTGGCAAAACGATTCTTATAGTTGAAGATAGTGCAACGCAGAGAGAGCGGTTGCGCCATGTACTCAAAAAAAGAGGTCATGAGGTACTTGCCGCCAAAAATGGTAAAGACGCTCTGTTGAAACTTCAGTCAGAACCTATCGATTTAATTGTCAGTGATATAATGATGCCGGATATGAACGGCTATGAACTTACCCAAAAAATAAAGGCCTCAACCTCCTACTCAAAAGTTCCGGTTATTCTGGTAACAGCACTCACCGATCCTCAGGACGTGATTAACGGATTGAAATCTGGCGCTGATAATTTTATTACTAAACCCTATAGTGATGCTTACCTTGTCTCAAGAATTGAGAGTATATTCGATTACAAGGGGACAATGGAAGAACCGGAAGAGATAGAAATTAATTACGCTGGTCAAAAGTATACTGTTTCTGCTGGTCGCATGCAAACAATTAATCTTCTCTTATCCACCTATGAAAACGCGATTCAGAAAAACCAGGAACTTGATAGAGCCAATCAGGATTTAATAAAAGCTAAACGGGATCTTCAACACCTTAATACTAAACTAGAAAACCAAAGTTCCCTTTTGCAGACAATATTTGATTCTATACCGGTGATGCTTAGTATTTATGATCCTGATACAGGAACTTATATAATCAACAAATTTATCATTAAAGTAACGGGTTGGACTGATCAGGATTCTCAGAGTCAAGATTTTTTGGAAAAGCTTTTTCCTGATCCCCACTACAGGGAAAAAATGTTAGAATCTATGGATTCTTCCGAGCCAAACTTTACTGATTTAAAATTATGTACTAAAAGTGGTGATTTAATACAAACCAGCTGGGCTACTGTAACTATTGAAGATGGCAGACGTATCGGTATAGGACTTGATATAAGAGAGAGAAAAAAGATGGAGCTGAAATTAAAAAAGCACGCAAAAGATCTTGCCTATGCCAATGAGGAATTAAAATCCTTTAGCTACTCCGTTTCTCACGATCTCAGATCACCCCTTCGCGCGGTTTCAGGCTTCAGCGAACTTCTTCTGGAAGATTATGCTGATAAACTTGATAAAACCGCAAAGGAGTATCTTGATCATATCATAAACGGTACAAAGAAAATGAATAGCTTAATCGATGATATGTTGAGCCTGTCAAGAGTTAGCAATCAGGAGATGGACAGTATACCATTAAACCTTTCTGAGTTAGCCCGATCTGTAATTGAGGATTTAAAACGAATGGAGCCAAACAGAGATGTTTCTGTAAACATTGAGGAAAATCTTCAAACAACGGGTGATCCCAATCTCATTCGGCTTGCGCTATCTAATCTTCTCAGAAATGCATGGAAATACACCGCTAAGGTTGAGCAACCACTAATTGAGTTTGGTTGTATCTGCAAAGATAGACAGCATATATACTTTGTACGGGATAATGGTGCTGGTTTCGATATGAACTATGCCGAAAAACTCTTTGCCCCTTTTGGAAGACTTCACTCTGGAAGTGAGTTTCCTGGAACAGGTATAGGCTTAGCAATTGTGAAAAGAGTAATAAACAGACACAATGGAGACGTTTGGGCCCAAAGTGAGGAAAACAGAGGCGCGACTTTCTATTTTACTATCCGGTTATAG
- a CDS encoding chemotaxis protein CheB: protein MIRVLIAEGNKEFAFSISELINKESDLTVCGIVTEGKEIEKRVKNLKPDVLLLDIEMPKGNSIEVIRILMHSLPLPIVVMSAMDVGYLKELTFKALEEGAVALVSRPSPNSEEKKREEKKLTDTLRLMSEVKVITRRKKITRNRDMRPVTINYCEPVVVIGASTGGPPVLQTILRNLPSNFNASILIVQHITEGFVQGLQEWLNRTTGIEVSIAVNREQIKKGHAYLAPDNYQMGIDKLGRIVLVDEPPENNLKPSVSYLFRSARKIYGKSLIAILLTGMGKDGAEEMLKIREIGGITIVQDKDTSVVYGMPGAAAKLNAALYYYDPLQIALKLPELVSFCKKDNKWPGIK from the coding sequence ATGATACGTGTGCTTATAGCTGAAGGAAATAAAGAATTCGCTTTTTCAATCAGCGAACTGATTAATAAAGAATCAGATCTTACCGTTTGCGGTATTGTAACTGAGGGAAAGGAAATTGAGAAACGGGTAAAGAATTTAAAGCCAGATGTTTTACTTCTTGATATAGAAATGCCCAAGGGTAACAGCATCGAAGTTATACGAATATTAATGCATTCCTTACCGTTACCAATTGTGGTGATGAGTGCGATGGATGTTGGATATCTTAAAGAACTTACATTTAAAGCACTTGAAGAAGGCGCTGTGGCATTGGTTTCAAGGCCTTCACCTAATAGTGAAGAAAAAAAGCGCGAGGAAAAGAAGCTCACAGATACCCTCAGGCTGATGTCTGAAGTAAAAGTCATTACCAGACGAAAAAAAATAACTCGCAATAGAGATATGCGCCCTGTTACTATAAATTATTGTGAACCTGTTGTCGTTATTGGTGCTTCGACCGGAGGTCCGCCTGTTTTACAGACTATACTAAGGAATTTACCTTCAAATTTTAACGCCAGCATATTGATTGTACAGCATATAACTGAAGGATTCGTTCAGGGATTACAGGAGTGGCTAAATAGAACAACGGGCATTGAAGTTTCCATTGCTGTAAATAGAGAACAGATAAAAAAGGGACATGCCTATTTGGCACCTGATAACTATCAGATGGGTATAGATAAGCTTGGTCGTATTGTTTTGGTTGATGAACCTCCGGAAAATAATCTTAAACCTTCCGTTTCCTATCTGTTTAGATCAGCGCGTAAAATATATGGTAAAAGTCTGATTGCCATTCTGCTTACAGGTATGGGGAAGGATGGAGCCGAAGAGATGTTAAAAATCAGGGAAATAGGTGGTATCACTATCGTGCAGGATAAAGATACTTCAGTAGTTTATGGGATGCCGGGCGCGGCTGCTAAACTGAATGCGGCTCTTTATTACTACGACCCTTTGCAAATCGCGCTAAAATTGCCTGAGTTAGTCAGTTTTTGCAAAAAAGATAATAAGTGGCCTGGAATAAAATAA